One stretch of Leadbetterella byssophila DSM 17132 DNA includes these proteins:
- a CDS encoding 1-acyl-sn-glycerol-3-phosphate acyltransferase — protein MEALYIWWFKSKGWKIIGDIDPGLKKAMIAVAPHWKSEDFFVGLASRALLKRRISFFGKAELFKPPFGFIFRALGGIPVDRTRKGNLVEQQIYTIKGLDEALISLAPEGTRKDVGRLRSGFYYIAVGAEMPIIRVGFDYERKEVLIAEPFYPSGDFKKDMMTYFVPFYERIGGPQKSWIARYREGIFDH, from the coding sequence ATGGAAGCATTATACATTTGGTGGTTCAAGTCCAAAGGATGGAAGATCATCGGAGATATAGATCCGGGCTTGAAGAAGGCCATGATCGCTGTGGCTCCGCATTGGAAAAGTGAAGATTTCTTTGTGGGACTGGCTTCCAGGGCGCTCCTGAAAAGAAGGATTTCTTTTTTTGGGAAAGCGGAGCTCTTTAAGCCTCCCTTTGGTTTTATATTCAGAGCTTTGGGTGGAATACCTGTGGATAGAACGAGAAAGGGGAATTTGGTTGAGCAGCAGATCTATACCATCAAGGGCTTAGACGAGGCTTTGATATCTTTGGCTCCTGAAGGAACAAGAAAAGATGTGGGGCGCCTACGTTCCGGATTCTATTATATAGCCGTAGGGGCAGAGATGCCCATTATTAGAGTGGGTTTTGATTATGAGAGGAAGGAAGTGCTTATAGCTGAACCCTTCTATCCCAGCGGGGATTTTAAGAAAGATATGATGACGTACTTTGTGCCTTTCTATGAGAGAATTGGCGGACCACAGAAGTCCTGGATAGCACGTTATAGAGAAGGAATTTTTGATCATTAA
- a CDS encoding site-2 protease family protein — protein MKKYRTHILLFLASVLTTTLAGAEWIYGKAFLNGEMGMDHFKEGFKFSIPFLLFLTTHEFGHYFAAQWKKIKVTLPYYIPGWIGIIMSIGTFGAFIRIKDPVYSRKDFFDIGIAGPLAGAVVALVCLYFGFQYMPGDEYIYGIHPEYQSYPGDYRELLDKNASAFEAITLGKSMLYSFMENTFGNPDLLPHPYELSHYPLILAGFLGLLFTAINLLPIGQLDGGHILYGLVGPKAFRVISPSALVLLVGYSGLGMFQVQEWAAGADYLLYLQFFLYVYFVYLCFSKIFTNRTSNWILTLAVVLCQLLLTQWQPGIMGYPGFLAFGFLIGRVLGVYHPPTFDVGPLGWGRQILGWLAMLLFVLCFIPYPIS, from the coding sequence GTGAAGAAATACCGTACCCATATTCTCCTCTTTTTGGCTAGCGTATTAACCACTACTTTAGCCGGGGCGGAATGGATATATGGGAAGGCGTTTCTAAACGGGGAAATGGGCATGGATCATTTTAAAGAAGGATTCAAGTTCTCCATTCCCTTTTTGCTTTTCTTGACTACCCATGAGTTTGGACACTATTTTGCGGCTCAATGGAAGAAGATAAAGGTCACCTTGCCGTACTATATTCCTGGGTGGATAGGGATCATTATGTCCATAGGAACCTTTGGGGCATTTATAAGAATCAAAGATCCGGTTTATTCCCGAAAGGATTTCTTTGATATCGGCATAGCGGGGCCCTTAGCCGGAGCCGTAGTAGCTTTGGTTTGTTTGTACTTTGGGTTTCAGTACATGCCTGGAGACGAATACATCTATGGCATTCATCCTGAATATCAATCTTATCCCGGAGATTATAGAGAGCTTTTGGATAAGAATGCCAGTGCCTTTGAAGCCATAACCTTAGGGAAAAGCATGCTGTATTCATTTATGGAAAACACCTTTGGTAATCCCGACTTGCTTCCTCACCCTTATGAACTTTCTCATTATCCCCTGATTCTGGCAGGATTTCTGGGATTGCTTTTTACCGCCATTAATTTACTGCCCATAGGTCAACTTGACGGGGGGCACATCTTGTATGGGTTAGTGGGACCTAAAGCCTTTCGAGTGATTTCTCCTTCGGCGTTGGTGTTGCTGGTAGGGTATTCCGGCCTGGGGATGTTTCAGGTACAGGAATGGGCTGCTGGCGCTGACTATCTTCTTTATTTGCAGTTTTTCCTGTATGTATACTTTGTATACTTATGTTTTTCCAAGATATTTACCAATAGAACAAGCAACTGGATTTTGACTTTGGCCGTAGTGCTGTGTCAGCTTCTTCTTACTCAATGGCAACCTGGCATTATGGGCTATCCCGGGTTTTTAGCCTTTGGCTTCCTGATAGGTAGAGTGCTGGGAGTGTATCATCCACCTACATTTGATGTTGGGCCTTTGGGGTGGGGAAGACAGATCCTGGGCTGGTTAGCTATGTTACTGTTCGTACTTTGTTTTATACCCTATCCCATTTCCTAA
- a CDS encoding HAD family hydrolase encodes MPAKTKAVVFDFGNVIIPIDLERTFQAFADLTFKSKERIKELFAQAELFKKYETGFYSDDEFRDVVRQTLSYPLNDQEIDEAWNALLLEIPKERIDYLERLKFDIPIYLLSNTNSLHIEYCQQYFRQAFGIANFTKLFEKAFLSYEMGLWKPDYAIYHQVINEIGVKPEEILFLDDNPDNVEAANEVGIRAVQISPHESFTTLLPNLL; translated from the coding sequence ATGCCGGCAAAAACCAAAGCCGTAGTGTTTGACTTCGGCAATGTGATCATACCCATTGATCTTGAAAGAACTTTTCAAGCCTTTGCTGACTTAACCTTTAAGTCTAAGGAAAGGATCAAGGAGCTTTTTGCCCAAGCCGAACTTTTCAAAAAATACGAAACCGGATTTTATTCCGACGACGAATTCAGAGACGTGGTACGCCAGACCTTGAGCTATCCTTTGAACGATCAAGAGATAGACGAGGCCTGGAATGCCCTGCTCTTAGAAATACCAAAGGAGAGAATTGACTACTTAGAAAGGTTAAAGTTTGATATCCCCATTTATCTGCTATCTAATACCAATTCCCTACATATAGAGTATTGCCAGCAATATTTCCGACAAGCATTTGGTATTGCAAACTTTACCAAACTCTTTGAAAAGGCCTTTCTTTCTTATGAAATGGGCCTTTGGAAACCGGATTATGCCATCTATCATCAAGTAATTAATGAAATAGGTGTTAAACCGGAAGAGATTCTGTTTCTGGATGATAATCCGGATAATGTGGAGGCCGCTAATGAAGTGGGCATTCGTGCTGTTCAGATTTCTCCCCATGAATCCTTCACAACGCTTCTGCCTAATTTATTGTGA
- a CDS encoding trans-sulfuration enzyme family protein — MKKQTKVIKIQSERTHNRENSTPLYLTSSFCYEDAAQGKDLFDGTLEGNIYSRFSNPTVQEFVDKICVLEELEDGVATGTGMAAVFACFGAHLSAGDHLVSSKALFGSSHQIITQILVKWGISYTYVDASAPESEWEAAIQENTKMIYLETPSNPGLEIVDLEMIGRLAKKHDLIYCIDNCFATPVLQVPSQFGANLVLHSATKFMDGQGRVLGGVVVGTKELIEKVRFFTRQTGPALSPFNAWVLSKSLETLHLRMERHCSNALALATALEKVEGVKQVNYPFLDSFKQKDLAKKQMSAGGALVTFELEGGFERVVRFTKLLTIPSLTSNLGDSRTTITNPFTTTHSKVPTEDKYGLGIYEGSMRVSVGLEDIDDLIQDFTQAILGSK, encoded by the coding sequence ATGAAGAAACAGACAAAGGTTATCAAGATTCAGTCTGAACGGACACACAACAGAGAGAATTCTACCCCGCTATACCTGACCAGCAGTTTTTGCTACGAAGATGCAGCACAAGGAAAAGATCTCTTTGATGGAACACTAGAGGGAAACATTTATTCCCGCTTTTCTAATCCTACTGTACAGGAGTTCGTAGATAAGATCTGTGTACTGGAAGAATTAGAAGACGGAGTAGCCACAGGGACGGGTATGGCAGCGGTGTTTGCATGTTTTGGGGCGCATCTTTCTGCAGGTGACCATTTGGTTTCTTCAAAAGCATTGTTTGGTTCTTCTCACCAGATTATCACTCAGATCCTGGTGAAATGGGGGATTAGCTACACATATGTTGATGCTTCCGCACCGGAATCAGAATGGGAAGCGGCCATTCAGGAGAATACTAAGATGATCTACTTAGAGACTCCTTCTAACCCCGGACTTGAAATCGTGGATTTGGAGATGATAGGCAGACTTGCGAAGAAGCATGATTTAATCTATTGTATAGACAATTGCTTTGCAACACCAGTATTGCAGGTTCCAAGCCAATTTGGCGCCAACCTGGTTTTACACTCGGCGACCAAGTTTATGGATGGTCAAGGGCGTGTTCTAGGTGGAGTAGTGGTAGGTACCAAAGAATTGATAGAAAAAGTGAGATTCTTCACCCGTCAAACCGGACCGGCTTTATCTCCTTTCAATGCTTGGGTATTATCCAAAAGTTTGGAAACCTTGCATTTGAGAATGGAAAGACATTGTAGTAATGCCCTTGCTTTGGCTACTGCTCTTGAAAAAGTGGAAGGAGTAAAGCAAGTGAATTACCCTTTCCTTGATTCTTTTAAGCAAAAGGATTTGGCTAAAAAGCAGATGAGTGCCGGTGGAGCCTTAGTTACATTTGAATTAGAAGGTGGATTTGAGAGAGTAGTTAGATTTACCAAATTACTTACTATTCCTTCTTTGACTTCAAATCTAGGGGATAGCAGAACCACCATTACCAATCCATTTACGACTACGCATTCCAAGGTGCCAACCGAAGATAAATACGGTTTAGGCATCTATGAAGGTAGCATGCGCGTATCCGTAGGTTTGGAAGATATAGATGACCTTATTCAAGACTTTACTCAAGCCATCCTTGGTTCAAAATAA
- a CDS encoding MBL fold metallo-hydrolase, whose product MKLTFYGAAQKVAGSMFLLEFEDGYQALIDCGSEVEGNPRLTEEEFRYGNFPFDASRVNVVILTHAHIDHSGQIPNLYQDGFEGQVLCTSPTMDLTEVLLYDAASLNARVVKSVEKSHRKSKKWKSKETQGLYLNRQVEEAMENFVPIAFEQRFKFKDDGFVTFYPAGHLLGAAHVVLEVKEGGEWKKIGFSGDIGRKNFTLLVDPKPIPQVDYLVMESTYGQRNHEDSGDPAEILGEIIQAACVDVKGRLIVPAFSVGRTQCLLYTLNRLYYDKGISPIKVFTDSPLAKASTKIYEKYRNRLNKEAQEFFEETDSLFDFENLHYLESNKESQLVSTHAEPCIIISSSGMIKGGRVEYHIEKNIENPYATILMVGYANEDSVGGKLLSGEQRQLHIRNKKLEVNAKIKKTDIFSGHGDRDDLLAFAKIQKPELLKKLFLVHGDLNAMLNFKQILNESGYEDVELPARYQTFEL is encoded by the coding sequence ATGAAGCTAACATTTTATGGTGCGGCCCAGAAAGTGGCGGGGAGCATGTTTCTTCTGGAGTTTGAAGATGGATATCAGGCTCTAATCGACTGTGGGTCAGAGGTAGAAGGGAACCCTAGGCTTACAGAGGAAGAGTTTAGATACGGAAATTTTCCTTTTGATGCCTCTAGAGTTAATGTAGTCATTCTGACGCATGCTCATATTGATCATTCAGGGCAGATACCTAATTTATATCAGGACGGATTTGAAGGACAGGTACTTTGTACCAGTCCTACCATGGATCTTACAGAAGTGCTGCTTTATGATGCGGCGAGCTTGAATGCCCGTGTGGTAAAAAGCGTGGAGAAGAGTCATAGGAAATCCAAGAAGTGGAAGAGCAAAGAAACCCAAGGCCTGTATTTGAATAGACAAGTGGAGGAGGCCATGGAGAATTTTGTGCCTATAGCCTTTGAACAAAGATTCAAATTTAAAGATGATGGTTTCGTGACCTTTTACCCTGCTGGACACCTGCTTGGCGCGGCTCACGTAGTCCTAGAAGTGAAGGAAGGAGGAGAATGGAAGAAGATAGGATTCTCAGGGGATATAGGTAGGAAGAATTTTACCCTGCTAGTGGATCCTAAACCAATTCCTCAAGTGGACTACCTAGTAATGGAGTCTACATATGGTCAAAGGAATCACGAGGATAGTGGAGATCCTGCGGAGATATTAGGAGAAATCATTCAAGCCGCCTGTGTGGATGTGAAGGGGCGTCTTATAGTACCTGCCTTCAGTGTGGGGAGAACGCAGTGTTTACTGTACACTTTGAATAGATTGTATTATGACAAAGGTATTAGTCCTATCAAAGTATTTACAGATAGTCCGCTAGCAAAAGCCAGTACAAAGATCTATGAGAAATACAGGAACCGCTTAAACAAAGAGGCCCAGGAGTTTTTTGAAGAGACAGATTCTTTGTTTGACTTTGAGAACCTACACTATTTGGAGTCCAATAAGGAAAGCCAATTGGTTTCAACGCATGCAGAGCCCTGTATTATCATCAGTTCTTCCGGAATGATCAAGGGAGGAAGGGTGGAATACCACATAGAAAAGAACATTGAAAACCCTTACGCAACGATATTGATGGTGGGATATGCGAACGAAGATTCTGTAGGAGGGAAGTTACTTTCCGGGGAACAGCGTCAATTGCATATCCGAAACAAGAAGCTTGAGGTAAACGCAAAAATTAAGAAAACGGATATTTTTAGTGGTCACGGAGACCGTGATGACCTCCTTGCATTCGCCAAAATTCAAAAGCCTGAACTCTTAAAAAAACTCTTTTTAGTTCATGGAGATTTGAATGCTATGCTTAATTTTAAGCAAATTTTGAATGAGAGTGGATACGAGGATGTGGAGTTACCGGCTCGGTATCAGACCTTTGAATTGTAA
- a CDS encoding DUF2461 domain-containing protein, which translates to MIKASTFAFLRALTDNNTREWFQEHKSEFEAAKDNFTQFSDSILKELKEVEPKYYDTQIKDCIFRIYRDVRFSKDKKPYKIHLAAAFGENGKNSGKIDYYFHLQDQETFLGAGIWNPTAEELATFRQEIDYNPEELKNIIEDSEFKKHFPLVHGEQLKRAPKGYAEDHPEIHLLKYKSLFFMKKFTNEEVLSPDFKENLLKHIERLKPFVDYLNEILYEG; encoded by the coding sequence ATGATCAAGGCTTCAACTTTCGCTTTTTTAAGAGCGCTAACGGATAATAACACCAGGGAATGGTTCCAGGAACATAAATCGGAATTTGAAGCTGCAAAAGACAACTTCACCCAATTCTCTGACAGCATCCTTAAGGAGCTAAAAGAGGTGGAGCCAAAATACTATGATACCCAGATCAAAGACTGCATATTCCGCATCTACAGAGATGTGAGATTCTCCAAAGACAAGAAACCGTATAAGATACATCTGGCCGCTGCATTCGGAGAAAACGGTAAGAATTCAGGAAAAATAGACTACTATTTCCATCTCCAAGATCAGGAAACCTTCTTGGGTGCCGGAATCTGGAACCCTACTGCAGAGGAATTGGCTACGTTCCGACAAGAGATCGACTACAATCCGGAAGAACTTAAAAACATTATTGAGGATTCAGAATTCAAAAAACACTTTCCACTGGTACACGGTGAACAACTCAAACGTGCACCTAAAGGCTATGCAGAAGATCATCCGGAGATCCATCTGCTCAAATACAAATCCCTGTTCTTTATGAAAAAGTTCACTAACGAAGAAGTACTTTCTCCTGATTTCAAAGAAAACTTGCTGAAACACATAGAGAGATTAAAGCCCTTCGTAGATTATCTGAATGAAATCCTCTACGAAGGGTAA
- a CDS encoding DUF3871 family protein, whose product MELVKVDRHLVTGEQSSTELPFIVANTSPMNMFELEHEHIIPVFVKDNEPVISHQDFINCVQEVSGQVFPHETILKPSIRVSHPIKGRIPEAKDKPAKELLEHEKTIYYERMAFVLEIPSISSTINGNKLNLTIGGIKAYNLDNLYNRKGADEHFKVFIGFQNKVCCNMCIWSDGYTGTIKARSITELMKQIFALFVEYNIENQLTLLRQFPEYYLTESQFVTFLGRTKLYQYLPAQEKKTLPEFMFGENQLSMVARDYLADEDFSRTDTGDISLWNLYNLFTGANKMSYIDSFLNRGLNASQVIHHLTESFNKNEPSWFLR is encoded by the coding sequence ATGGAATTAGTTAAAGTAGATCGTCACCTCGTCACCGGGGAGCAGTCATCTACAGAACTGCCGTTCATAGTGGCCAATACCAGTCCTATGAATATGTTTGAACTGGAACATGAGCATATCATTCCGGTTTTTGTAAAGGATAATGAACCTGTGATATCGCATCAGGATTTCATTAACTGTGTTCAGGAAGTATCAGGACAGGTATTCCCTCATGAGACCATTTTAAAGCCCTCTATTCGTGTTTCTCACCCCATCAAAGGCAGAATACCCGAAGCGAAAGATAAGCCAGCCAAGGAGTTGTTAGAGCATGAAAAAACCATCTACTATGAGAGAATGGCCTTTGTGCTGGAAATACCCTCTATCAGTTCTACTATTAACGGCAATAAGCTCAATCTGACCATAGGAGGAATTAAGGCCTATAATTTGGATAACTTGTATAACCGGAAAGGAGCTGATGAACATTTCAAAGTATTCATTGGCTTTCAGAATAAAGTCTGCTGCAATATGTGTATTTGGTCAGATGGCTATACAGGAACGATCAAGGCAAGAAGTATCACGGAGCTGATGAAGCAGATATTTGCTTTGTTTGTGGAGTACAATATCGAGAATCAGCTTACACTCTTGAGGCAGTTCCCGGAATACTATCTTACAGAAAGCCAGTTTGTAACCTTTTTGGGAAGAACGAAGCTGTATCAGTACCTGCCTGCACAGGAGAAGAAAACTTTACCGGAGTTTATGTTCGGAGAGAATCAGTTAAGCATGGTAGCCAGAGATTACCTGGCTGATGAAGATTTTAGCAGGACAGATACAGGAGATATAAGCCTTTGGAATCTGTATAACCTCTTTACAGGAGCCAATAAGATGTCTTACATTGATAGTTTCCTGAATCGGGGACTTAATGCCTCACAGGTTATTCATCACCTGACAGAATCTTTTAACAAAAATGAGCCGAGCTGGTTTCTCAGATGA
- a CDS encoding DUF2147 domain-containing protein: MKKYLFFFCVLMAIQVRAQEITQGQWWNEEKEGKIQFYEQGGKLYGKVVWLKDGDVKDKNNPDPKLRDKSLVGLTFLKGFTADGQDWKGGQIYDPKSGKTYSATIKWAGKNTLNVRGYIGVSLVGRTTRFTRVE; the protein is encoded by the coding sequence ATGAAAAAATATCTGTTCTTCTTCTGTGTTCTAATGGCCATTCAGGTTCGTGCTCAGGAAATCACACAAGGGCAATGGTGGAATGAGGAGAAAGAGGGTAAGATCCAGTTTTACGAACAAGGGGGGAAGCTATACGGGAAGGTAGTATGGCTGAAGGACGGAGATGTGAAAGATAAGAACAATCCGGACCCTAAGTTGAGAGATAAGTCCTTGGTAGGTTTGACCTTTTTGAAGGGCTTCACGGCCGATGGGCAGGATTGGAAGGGAGGTCAGATCTATGATCCTAAATCCGGCAAGACCTATTCCGCCACTATTAAATGGGCGGGTAAGAACACCTTGAATGTGCGGGGGTACATAGGGGTTTCCTTAGTGGGCAGGACCACGAGGTTTACTAGAGTTGAGTAA
- the trpS gene encoding tryptophan--tRNA ligase, giving the protein MARILTGIQATGRPHLGNILGAIEPAVALSKKPENESYLFIADLHSLTTIKDPQVLVENTRAVACAWLACGLDPEKSFFYRQSRLAPYHTELMWYLNCLTPYPMLANAHSFKDKSEKLSDVNAGLFTYPVLMTADIILYQADFVPVGKDQKQHLEIAKDIAEVFNRVYGEVFKIPAPFINEEVMTIPGIDGAKMSKSYNNYIDIFLPENELNKVVKKIVSDATPLEEPKNPDTDNTFKIFSLVGTPEQVETMRQNYLAGGYGYGHAKKELFETLLTRFAKHREIYNYYFNDTEALEKQLRIGEEKVEEVARKTMEEVRKVMKFL; this is encoded by the coding sequence ATGGCGAGAATATTGACGGGGATCCAAGCTACGGGTCGCCCCCACTTAGGAAACATCCTTGGGGCTATTGAACCGGCTGTGGCTCTATCAAAGAAACCGGAAAACGAATCCTATTTATTTATTGCTGATTTACATTCTCTTACTACCATAAAAGATCCGCAGGTGCTTGTAGAAAATACCCGGGCGGTGGCATGTGCATGGCTAGCTTGCGGATTAGATCCGGAGAAATCCTTTTTCTATAGACAATCCAGATTGGCGCCATACCATACGGAATTGATGTGGTATTTGAACTGTCTTACTCCTTATCCTATGCTTGCGAATGCTCATTCGTTTAAGGATAAGTCGGAAAAGCTTTCTGACGTGAATGCAGGTTTATTTACCTATCCGGTTTTGATGACAGCGGATATCATCCTGTATCAGGCGGATTTTGTGCCGGTAGGAAAGGATCAAAAGCAACATTTAGAGATAGCTAAGGATATAGCGGAAGTCTTTAACCGAGTATACGGTGAGGTCTTTAAGATCCCAGCGCCTTTTATTAATGAAGAGGTGATGACCATTCCGGGCATTGACGGAGCGAAGATGAGTAAGTCGTACAACAACTACATTGACATCTTCCTTCCTGAGAACGAGTTGAACAAGGTAGTGAAGAAGATCGTTTCTGATGCAACTCCTCTGGAAGAGCCTAAGAATCCGGATACGGACAATACCTTCAAGATATTTAGTTTGGTGGGGACACCTGAGCAGGTGGAGACCATGCGTCAAAATTACCTTGCCGGTGGATACGGTTACGGTCATGCGAAGAAAGAGTTGTTTGAAACCTTATTGACCCGTTTTGCCAAGCACAGAGAAATCTATAATTATTACTTTAACGACACTGAAGCACTGGAAAAGCAGTTGAGAATAGGAGAGGAGAAGGTAGAAGAGGTAGCGCGTAAGACCATGGAAGAAGTGCGTAAGGTTATGAAATTCTTGTAA
- a CDS encoding acetyl-CoA carboxylase carboxyltransferase subunit alpha, whose amino-acid sequence MRTLLEFEKPIAELEAKLEDMKKLANDNNVDVSDAVRNLNAAIETLRTETFQNLTRWQRVQLSRHPDRPYTLDYIERICEEFHELHGDRTVRDDPAIVGGMAKINGKSVMIIGQQKGRKTKERQHRNFGMANPEGYRKALRLMKMAEKFNMPIVTLIDTPGAFPGLEAEERGQGEAIARNLKEMMTLKVPVICIVIGEGASGGALGIGIGDRVLMLENSWYSVISPENCSTILWRTWEFKEQAAEALKLTATDMKANGLVDGIIPEPLGGAHLKWDEMATILKNTILKEIKDLEKKSPAKRISERIDKFCAMGVVIE is encoded by the coding sequence ATGAGAACATTACTAGAGTTCGAAAAACCCATAGCAGAATTGGAAGCCAAATTGGAAGACATGAAGAAATTGGCCAATGATAATAATGTGGACGTGAGTGATGCCGTAAGGAACCTCAATGCTGCTATTGAAACATTGAGAACCGAGACCTTTCAGAATCTTACCCGTTGGCAAAGAGTGCAGCTATCTAGACACCCGGACAGACCTTATACCTTAGATTACATAGAGCGTATATGTGAAGAATTTCACGAATTACACGGAGACAGAACCGTAAGGGATGATCCGGCTATCGTAGGAGGTATGGCAAAGATTAACGGCAAGAGTGTCATGATCATAGGCCAGCAGAAAGGTAGAAAGACCAAAGAGCGTCAGCATCGCAACTTTGGTATGGCCAATCCGGAAGGATACCGCAAGGCCCTTCGTCTGATGAAGATGGCTGAGAAATTCAATATGCCTATCGTAACCTTGATAGATACTCCGGGTGCTTTCCCAGGGCTTGAGGCAGAGGAGAGAGGACAGGGAGAAGCCATTGCTAGAAACTTAAAAGAAATGATGACCCTTAAAGTGCCTGTGATCTGTATAGTGATAGGCGAAGGTGCATCAGGTGGAGCATTAGGTATAGGCATAGGTGATAGAGTACTGATGTTAGAAAACTCCTGGTATTCTGTGATTTCTCCAGAGAACTGTTCTACTATCCTATGGAGAACCTGGGAGTTCAAAGAGCAGGCTGCTGAAGCATTGAAACTAACGGCTACAGATATGAAAGCGAATGGCTTAGTGGACGGTATAATTCCTGAACCACTAGGTGGAGCTCATTTGAAATGGGACGAGATGGCTACTATTCTGAAGAATACCATTTTGAAAGAAATCAAAGACTTAGAAAAGAAATCTCCAGCTAAAAGGATCTCAGAGCGTATAGATAAATTCTGCGCTATGGGAGTAGTGATTGAGTAA
- a CDS encoding aldo/keto reductase has product MNSRREFIFSSAAIGGVLALGSFCPKDFQYRILGQGKAALKVSPLGLGCMGMSYHRSFVPDEKASLKLLRNAYEAGITFFDTAEAYGPLTNERLVGKGVKSFRKNIVLATKFGFINGKPSEGLDSRPETIRRVVENSLRSLQTDYIDLLYQHRVDPKVPIEEVAGTVKELITEGKVKHFGLSECSAGVLRRAHKEQAVTAVQSEYSLMTRLPEVEILGTCEELGVGFVPYSPLSRGMITGYLNERTKYNALNDNRSTLPRYQKELVVANWPLIDTLKEFGDQRGLTVAQVALAWLLHQKPWIVPIPGTTKWAHMQENFAAREIDFSDEEWSSLQSLLDKIIIHGDRYTGISAQQTQKE; this is encoded by the coding sequence ATGAATAGTAGGAGAGAATTTATCTTCAGTAGTGCTGCAATAGGTGGGGTTTTAGCTCTAGGTTCATTTTGCCCAAAAGATTTCCAATACAGAATTTTAGGTCAAGGCAAGGCTGCATTAAAAGTATCCCCTCTGGGTTTGGGGTGTATGGGGATGAGTTATCATCGGAGTTTTGTCCCTGACGAGAAGGCAAGTTTGAAGTTGCTGCGCAATGCTTATGAGGCGGGCATTACCTTCTTTGATACCGCGGAGGCCTACGGGCCATTGACGAATGAAAGACTGGTAGGCAAGGGTGTAAAGTCTTTTCGTAAGAACATTGTCCTAGCTACTAAATTTGGATTTATCAACGGTAAACCTTCAGAGGGTCTTGATAGCCGACCGGAAACCATACGTAGAGTGGTTGAAAATTCACTTAGGAGTTTACAGACTGACTATATAGATCTGTTGTACCAGCATAGAGTAGACCCAAAGGTGCCTATTGAGGAGGTGGCAGGAACGGTGAAGGAGTTGATAACGGAGGGAAAGGTGAAGCATTTTGGATTGAGTGAATGCAGTGCAGGGGTATTGAGGAGGGCACATAAAGAGCAGGCGGTGACGGCTGTACAGAGTGAGTACTCATTGATGACGCGTTTACCGGAAGTGGAGATACTAGGTACATGTGAAGAATTAGGGGTAGGTTTTGTGCCTTACAGTCCTCTGAGCAGGGGGATGATTACGGGGTATTTGAATGAGAGGACGAAATATAATGCATTGAATGACAATAGGTCCACTTTGCCCCGATATCAGAAGGAATTGGTGGTGGCGAACTGGCCTTTGATAGATACTTTGAAGGAATTTGGAGATCAAAGGGGATTAACGGTGGCGCAGGTAGCTTTAGCCTGGCTCTTGCATCAGAAGCCCTGGATAGTTCCAATTCCTGGCACGACCAAATGGGCGCATATGCAGGAAAATTTTGCCGCTAGGGAAATTGATTTTTCAGATGAGGAGTGGAGTTCTTTGCAATCTCTGTTGGACAAGATTATTATTCACGGGGATAGATACACCGGTATATCTGCTCAGCAGACCCAGAAGGAATAG
- a CDS encoding phosphatase PAP2 family protein, which yields MESLLDWDKQLFIFLNGYHTPFWDKFFLIYTNAKSWIPVVLILLVMLFRSFHWKQALVFVALIAIGVGVSDYVASGIMKPNFARLRPCHDYLNEMILVGNCGGKYGFASSHAANAFGIFMGFSLVFSENKRLFWVLLAWATLMGYSRIYVGVHHPGDVIVGALIGILVPQIIFYLYKKIKLKS from the coding sequence ATGGAAAGCCTACTGGATTGGGATAAGCAGTTGTTCATCTTTTTGAACGGCTACCATACTCCTTTTTGGGATAAATTCTTTTTGATTTATACCAATGCCAAGTCATGGATACCCGTGGTATTGATTCTGTTGGTGATGCTTTTTCGAAGTTTTCACTGGAAGCAGGCTTTGGTGTTTGTGGCTCTAATAGCAATAGGAGTAGGGGTTAGTGATTATGTCGCTTCTGGCATTATGAAGCCTAATTTCGCCCGACTGCGCCCTTGTCACGACTATCTGAACGAGATGATCTTAGTAGGAAATTGTGGAGGCAAATACGGTTTTGCTTCTTCCCATGCGGCTAATGCCTTTGGAATATTTATGGGCTTTAGTTTGGTCTTTTCTGAAAACAAGCGATTGTTCTGGGTGCTGTTAGCCTGGGCTACCTTGATGGGATATTCCCGCATCTATGTGGGGGTTCACCATCCTGGTGATGTGATCGTAGGGGCGCTGATAGGCATTTTAGTCCCTCAGATTATTTTCTATCTTTATAAGAAAATAAAACTCAAATCATGA